One window from the genome of Bacillus weihaiensis encodes:
- a CDS encoding APC family permease, with translation MAQSAKEFKKSLNLFGVVFLGLAWMTPMIFFTVYGVAFEAAGGMLAAAYVVAFVAIFFTAYSYSRMVKAYPISGSAYTYTKKAINPKVGFVVGWALLLDYIVSPIIACLTFGLFLNAQFPSIPVFVWIILLNVILAFVNIIGIKSVARVSGFSVIIQVIFILFFCAFVAKDIVSGGNGLTLLSFQPFFSSDFSLSTIFSGAALICFCFLGFDAVTTMAEETVNPRKTIPKAIFLIVTIAAVLYISISYLTQVAYPTFSFVHIDTASFELIQMVGGNALSALFTTVLIVATFTQGVSSVTSVTRFLFALGRESILPPKVFSYLHPKYKTPVINILFVTVITFTSILIDLDMAVTFVSFGALTAFTFVNLSVISHYYIKKKKRSPKETFLYLIFPLIGACFIGWLLTLLEPKTLIIGTGWIIMGIIYIGIRKFVLKKPLATIQDREIILDNR, from the coding sequence ATGGCGCAATCAGCGAAAGAATTTAAAAAATCTTTAAATCTTTTTGGAGTTGTGTTTTTAGGGCTTGCATGGATGACACCGATGATTTTCTTTACGGTATATGGAGTTGCCTTTGAAGCAGCAGGGGGGATGCTTGCTGCAGCATACGTCGTGGCTTTTGTTGCAATTTTTTTTACAGCATATAGCTATAGTCGGATGGTGAAGGCATACCCAATTTCTGGTTCTGCCTATACGTATACAAAAAAAGCAATTAATCCAAAAGTCGGTTTTGTTGTGGGCTGGGCTTTATTACTCGATTACATTGTTTCACCGATTATTGCGTGTTTAACATTCGGACTATTTTTAAATGCACAGTTTCCTAGTATTCCTGTTTTTGTTTGGATCATTTTGTTAAATGTTATTTTAGCTTTCGTCAATATAATAGGAATTAAATCGGTTGCAAGAGTGAGTGGATTTTCAGTTATTATTCAAGTCATCTTCATTTTATTCTTCTGTGCCTTTGTTGCAAAGGATATAGTATCTGGGGGAAATGGGCTAACATTACTTTCTTTCCAGCCTTTCTTTTCAAGTGATTTTTCACTTTCTACCATCTTTTCTGGTGCTGCTTTAATTTGCTTTTGTTTTTTAGGATTTGATGCTGTTACAACAATGGCAGAGGAAACAGTAAATCCTCGTAAAACAATACCAAAAGCCATCTTTTTAATTGTTACAATTGCAGCTGTGCTATATATTTCCATCTCCTATTTAACTCAAGTAGCATACCCTACTTTTTCTTTTGTTCATATTGATACAGCTTCGTTTGAACTGATTCAGATGGTAGGAGGGAATGCATTAAGTGCTCTTTTCACAACTGTTTTAATCGTAGCTACTTTTACTCAAGGTGTTTCTTCGGTTACAAGTGTCACTCGATTTTTATTTGCCCTAGGGAGAGAATCAATTCTACCTCCGAAGGTTTTTAGTTATTTACACCCTAAATATAAAACACCTGTCATTAATATTCTTTTTGTCACGGTGATCACTTTTACTTCTATCTTAATTGACTTAGATATGGCTGTTACGTTTGTCAGCTTCGGTGCTTTAACAGCATTTACGTTCGTTAATCTTTCTGTTATTTCACACTATTACATCAAGAAGAAAAAACGGTCTCCAAAAGAAACCTTTCTCTATTTAATTTTTCCTTTAATAGGAGCATGCTTTATTGGATGGTTATTAACATTACTAGAACCTAAAACACTAATTATTGGGACCGGATGGATTATAATGGGTATCATTTATATCGGAATTCGAAAGTTCGTGCTAAAAAAACCTCTAGCAACTATTCAAGATAGAGAGATCATTTTAGATAATCGATAA